One genomic window of Deltaproteobacteria bacterium includes the following:
- a CDS encoding iron-containing alcohol dehydrogenase: MNMMNVLTYLCPTKIYMGINAHKKLKEIIAEQKVKHLFLMCDPGVVSGEIYQFVENILKDNHVTFDVFTEIEPDPSTKTVEKAYEICRTTRPSILLALGGGSTMDAAKAAGILATNGGRIQDYEGNDKFKNPPLPLIAIPTTAGTGSEVSYVCVITDTERATKMPIRSAALNRAQIAILDPVALTSLPEKAAAHAAMDAFVHALESYVSLNANPITDAVNLHAIELIAQNVRSFVSNRSHLEAGFHMLCAATLAGMGFSNTGLGNIHCMARLVGAFFHVPHGLSNAVCLPYVAEFNLVANPEKFARVALAMGEKIQGLTGLEAGRKAIEAIKQMNRDWDIPMKLREIGVTADRLPEMARLAFESDYNRWNPRYTTVEDFRSLFEKAF; the protein is encoded by the coding sequence ATGAACATGATGAACGTTTTGACCTACCTATGTCCAACAAAGATCTATATGGGTATCAATGCCCATAAAAAGCTAAAAGAGATTATCGCTGAACAGAAGGTGAAACACTTGTTTTTGATGTGTGATCCGGGTGTGGTTTCTGGCGAAATTTATCAATTCGTAGAAAACATCCTCAAAGATAATCATGTAACCTTCGACGTCTTCACCGAAATCGAGCCCGATCCGAGTACCAAAACCGTAGAGAAGGCCTATGAGATTTGTCGAACCACGCGACCTTCTATTTTATTAGCCCTTGGCGGCGGAAGCACCATGGATGCAGCGAAAGCTGCGGGTATCCTCGCCACCAATGGAGGACGGATTCAAGATTACGAGGGCAATGACAAGTTCAAAAATCCCCCCTTGCCACTCATTGCCATACCGACAACGGCAGGTACTGGCTCAGAGGTTTCGTATGTTTGCGTAATTACCGATACCGAACGAGCTACCAAAATGCCAATAAGAAGTGCCGCATTGAATCGTGCCCAAATTGCCATCTTAGATCCAGTGGCCCTTACGTCATTGCCAGAGAAGGCTGCCGCCCATGCTGCGATGGATGCCTTCGTTCATGCCCTCGAATCCTATGTCTCCTTAAATGCCAATCCAATCACTGATGCGGTGAATCTGCATGCCATCGAATTAATAGCTCAAAACGTTAGATCCTTTGTGTCAAACAGAAGCCATCTTGAAGCGGGATTTCATATGCTCTGTGCGGCTACGCTTGCTGGCATGGGTTTCAGCAATACTGGCCTTGGAAATATCCATTGTATGGCAAGACTTGTTGGTGCCTTTTTCCATGTACCTCACGGCCTCTCGAACGCAGTCTGCCTTCCCTATGTGGCAGAATTTAATCTGGTGGCTAACCCAGAAAAATTTGCCAGAGTAGCCTTAGCGATGGGAGAAAAGATCCAAGGTCTAACAGGTTTAGAAGCAGGAAGAAAGGCCATTGAAGCGATTAAACAAATGAATAGAGATTGGGATATACCGATGAAGTTGAGAGAAATTGGTGTTACGGCAGATAGGCTACCAGAGATGGCACGCCTTGCATTTGAATCCGATTATAATCGTTGGAATCCTCGATACACAACGGTTGAAGATTTCCGTTCCCTGTTTGAGAAGGCTTTTTAA